Proteins from one Listeria weihenstephanensis genomic window:
- the pta gene encoding phosphate acetyltransferase, with translation MSDLFTTLKAQVTGKGLRIVLPEGEDARIVGAAAELLKDGIVTPILLGDKAAIAATAKELNVSLDGIAIHEPATDPLFDELVAAFVERRKGKATEEDARKILVDPNYFGTMLVYTGKADGLVSGAAHSTADTVRPALQIIKTKPGISKVAGAMIMVRGDEKYVFSDVAINIAPVAQDLAENAIVSAETASVFGIDPRVAMLSFSTKGSAKSEETEKVAEATAIAKEKAPDLVLDGEFQFDAAFVPSVAASKAPDSVLKGDANVFIFPSLEAGNIGYKIAQRLGNFEAVGPILQGLNAPVNDLSRGCNTKDVYNLTLITAAQAIAE, from the coding sequence ATGAGTGATTTATTTACAACGTTAAAAGCGCAAGTGACTGGAAAAGGGTTACGTATTGTATTACCAGAAGGCGAAGATGCGCGTATTGTTGGTGCGGCCGCAGAACTTTTGAAAGATGGGATTGTAACACCAATTTTGCTAGGGGATAAGGCGGCGATCGCGGCAACAGCGAAGGAATTGAATGTATCTTTGGATGGTATCGCGATTCATGAGCCAGCGACAGATCCACTTTTTGATGAGTTGGTTGCGGCATTTGTGGAACGTCGTAAAGGCAAGGCAACAGAAGAGGACGCGCGTAAAATCCTTGTTGATCCGAACTATTTCGGCACGATGTTGGTTTACACTGGGAAAGCGGACGGCCTTGTAAGTGGTGCGGCGCATTCTACAGCGGATACGGTTCGCCCAGCGCTGCAAATTATCAAAACAAAACCTGGCATTTCAAAAGTAGCAGGCGCGATGATTATGGTTCGCGGCGACGAAAAATATGTCTTCAGTGACGTAGCGATTAATATTGCACCAGTTGCGCAAGATTTGGCAGAAAACGCGATTGTCAGCGCAGAAACGGCTTCGGTATTCGGAATCGATCCACGTGTTGCTATGCTTAGCTTCTCGACAAAAGGTTCGGCTAAATCGGAAGAAACAGAGAAAGTGGCCGAAGCAACCGCGATTGCAAAAGAAAAAGCACCTGATTTAGTGCTTGATGGTGAGTTCCAATTCGATGCGGCGTTTGTCCCATCTGTTGCAGCGAGCAAAGCACCTGACTCCGTTCTTAAGGGTGACGCGAATGTGTTTATTTTCCCAAGTCTAGAAGCCGGGAACATTGGTTACAAAATTGCGCAACGCCTCGGTAATTTTGAAGCGGTTGGGCCGATTTTACAAGGCTTGAACGCACCAGTGAACGATCTTTCTCGTGGCTGTAATACGAAAGATGTTTACAATTTGACGCTAATCACTGCGGCACAAGCTATAGCAGAATAA
- the pdxT gene encoding pyridoxal 5'-phosphate synthase glutaminase subunit PdxT gives MKKIGVLALQGAVSEHLDAISRTGALAVTVKHPDQLADLDGLILPGGESTTMRRLMKKYDLFETIQIFAKSGKGIFGTCAGLILTAHEIDGSDDETLNLIDTVVMRNGFGRQKDSFEAAIEIKGLVGEPFPAVFIRAPYIASVGEQVNVLATIDNKCIAAQQGKILVTAFHPELTGDTRLMELFLASL, from the coding sequence ATGAAAAAAATTGGTGTTTTGGCGCTACAAGGTGCTGTATCGGAACATTTGGACGCGATTTCACGGACTGGCGCTCTTGCTGTTACCGTGAAGCATCCCGATCAGTTGGCCGATCTCGACGGACTTATTTTGCCCGGTGGCGAAAGCACGACCATGCGCCGCCTTATGAAGAAATACGATTTATTCGAAACGATTCAAATTTTCGCGAAGTCGGGAAAAGGCATTTTCGGAACATGCGCAGGTTTGATTTTGACGGCACACGAAATAGACGGTAGCGATGATGAAACACTGAATCTAATCGATACCGTTGTGATGCGAAATGGTTTTGGTCGGCAAAAAGATAGTTTTGAAGCAGCGATTGAGATAAAAGGATTGGTAGGCGAACCGTTTCCCGCGGTTTTCATCCGAGCGCCTTACATTGCTTCTGTTGGAGAACAGGTCAATGTCCTCGCAACGATTGATAACAAATGTATCGCCGCACAACAAGGAAAAATTCTTGTCACCGCGTTTCATCCTGAATTAACAGGAGATACACGCTTGATGGAACTTTTCCTTGCGTCGCTGTAA
- the pdxS gene encoding pyridoxal 5'-phosphate synthase lyase subunit PdxS: MEKQTGSELVKRGMAQMQKGGVIMDVINAEQAKIAEDAGAVAVMALERVPSDIRAAGGVARMADPRIIEEVMNAVSIPVMAKARIGHISEARVLEAMGVDYIDESEVLTPADDEFHLLKSDFTVPFVCGCRDLGEALRRIGEGASMLRTKGEPGTGNIVEAVRHMRKVNSQIRKVSVMSDDELMTEAKLLGAPYELLKEIKTLGKLPVVNFAAGGVATPADAALMMELGADGVFVGSGIFKSDNPAKFANAIVQATTYYTDYELIGKLSKELGAPMKGIEISRLNPEDRMQDRGW; the protein is encoded by the coding sequence ATGGAAAAGCAAACTGGTAGTGAATTGGTAAAAAGAGGTATGGCGCAGATGCAAAAGGGTGGCGTTATCATGGACGTTATTAACGCGGAGCAAGCGAAAATTGCGGAGGACGCGGGTGCTGTTGCCGTTATGGCGCTAGAACGCGTGCCTTCTGATATTCGTGCCGCGGGTGGGGTTGCTCGTATGGCCGATCCGCGTATTATCGAGGAAGTGATGAACGCGGTTTCGATTCCAGTTATGGCGAAAGCTCGTATTGGTCATATTTCTGAAGCGCGCGTGTTGGAAGCGATGGGCGTTGATTATATCGATGAAAGTGAAGTTTTGACTCCTGCTGATGATGAATTTCACCTTCTAAAAAGCGATTTTACCGTGCCATTCGTATGTGGGTGTCGTGATCTTGGCGAAGCGCTCCGTCGTATCGGTGAAGGTGCTTCGATGCTTCGTACAAAAGGTGAGCCCGGAACTGGAAATATCGTGGAAGCCGTTCGCCACATGCGCAAAGTCAATAGCCAAATTCGCAAAGTCAGCGTGATGAGCGATGATGAGCTGATGACCGAGGCCAAACTTTTAGGCGCTCCTTATGAACTTTTAAAAGAAATTAAAACACTTGGCAAATTACCAGTCGTGAATTTCGCTGCTGGTGGTGTGGCGACTCCTGCTGATGCGGCCTTGATGATGGAACTTGGCGCGGATGGCGTTTTCGTTGGATCTGGTATTTTCAAATCGGATAATCCAGCTAAATTTGCAAATGCAATCGTGCAAGCGACAACTTATTATACAGACTACGAGCTGATTGGCAAACTTTCCAAAGAACTTGGCGCACCAATGAAGGGAATCGAGATTTCTCGTTTGAACCCAGAAGATCGTATGCAAGATCGAGGCTGGTAA
- a CDS encoding aminotransferase-like domain-containing protein has protein sequence MWKIIKTESFPIYQQIITLIEDYIEAGQLLPGDKLPAERELAAMLTVNRSTLVKALDELSARGILTRKQGSGTWISEDKWGVFTGQKTNWRHYVSQGSFLQTTPYMDKMKQLLNESSEKVIDLASGELPLNMMPKISTPALSWQTFLAEEDSEDMAGYRPLKETIRTMIDRDRDVQINLNQIFITSGAQQALFLITQCLLTSGDAIAIESPSYFYALSIFQSAGLRIYALPMDENGVKLDELEQLYRKHRIKMVFVNPTFQNPTSLTMGTKRREALVKLCAKIQVPIVEDDPYSMLAFTEQPMPPPLKKLDPDNVLYIGSLSKVMGSTTRIGWLLGPAAVVTRLAEARQEMDFGLSIFPQVLANHVLNDSDFNQHITWLREALQIKRDLLITCLPEELEYSIPNGGFHLWCYLPPNQTWTSRSFDVFLEHKLLVMPAFLFGVKESALRLTFARLNETDLLEIKQVLKEIFNTDELS, from the coding sequence ATGTGGAAAATTATCAAAACAGAGTCATTTCCAATTTACCAACAAATCATCACACTTATTGAAGATTATATTGAGGCTGGCCAATTACTACCAGGCGATAAACTTCCAGCTGAGCGGGAGTTGGCTGCCATGCTGACGGTCAATCGTTCTACGCTTGTTAAAGCCCTCGATGAATTAAGTGCACGAGGAATCCTTACGCGAAAACAAGGAAGCGGAACCTGGATTAGCGAAGATAAATGGGGTGTCTTCACTGGGCAAAAAACAAACTGGCGTCACTACGTTTCGCAAGGTTCTTTTTTACAAACAACGCCTTATATGGACAAGATGAAGCAACTGTTAAATGAATCTTCAGAAAAAGTTATTGATCTTGCGTCGGGGGAACTTCCATTAAATATGATGCCCAAAATCTCTACTCCAGCCCTATCTTGGCAAACTTTTTTAGCAGAAGAAGATAGTGAAGATATGGCTGGATATCGCCCCCTAAAAGAAACGATTCGCACTATGATTGATCGAGATCGTGATGTCCAAATAAATCTAAATCAAATTTTTATCACATCCGGTGCGCAGCAGGCTTTGTTTTTAATTACGCAATGTTTATTAACGAGTGGAGATGCGATCGCGATAGAATCTCCATCTTATTTTTATGCACTCTCGATATTCCAATCAGCAGGCTTACGTATTTATGCGCTGCCTATGGATGAAAATGGTGTGAAATTGGATGAACTGGAACAACTTTACCGCAAACATCGGATCAAAATGGTCTTTGTAAATCCAACTTTTCAAAATCCGACTAGTTTAACAATGGGGACCAAACGTCGCGAAGCACTTGTCAAGCTATGCGCTAAAATCCAAGTACCAATCGTTGAGGATGACCCATACAGCATGCTAGCTTTCACAGAACAACCAATGCCTCCGCCCTTAAAAAAATTAGACCCTGATAATGTCCTCTATATCGGTTCGTTATCAAAAGTGATGGGTTCGACCACGCGTATTGGTTGGCTTTTAGGCCCTGCAGCGGTCGTGACGAGGCTCGCTGAAGCACGTCAAGAAATGGATTTTGGTCTCAGTATTTTCCCGCAAGTACTCGCGAATCATGTGTTGAATGATTCAGATTTCAACCAGCACATTACGTGGTTACGGGAAGCCCTTCAGATAAAACGTGATTTACTGATTACTTGTTTACCAGAAGAATTAGAGTATAGTATTCCAAATGGTGGATTTCATTTATGGTGTTATTTGCCCCCTAATCAGACTTGGACGAGTCGGAGTTTCGATGTCTTTCTAGAGCATAAATTATTAGTTATGCCAGCTTTTCTATTTGGTGTGAAGGAATCGGCATTGCGATTAACTTTTGCGAGATTAAATGAAACAGATCTTTTAGAAATAAAGCAAGTGTTGAAGGAAATATTTAATACAGATGAATTGTCATAA
- a CDS encoding putative mucin/carbohydrate-binding domain-containing protein — translation MKLKGKLFLYGMLCLFIIAIAMMQTGTKVSAVEVNKKILNTLENPIWMSNQGLSKGTGHDRQDLGVVLPKDGFIEVRQTNPDYKGNITVELLNDDRNTETSVSVGDNWVTLTASVPSVPFVKTNFTAEKPVIEYRVSESAKELPSFKPKDDEQAFFAKWESSKASFALVGNDYIQILVPILDQAYLKKMSDFKSIDKLLAYYDTMFETYNKLEGLSFTPDKATDKNIPNRYFAKADKHGVGAAYYGGSYTAQTAGSVAGFWLQPTWGGLHEIGHGYQGAFMSDSSFSTSEVWNNLYADSMQKKMLGAKYYDGWLYSTDVRKMEDAFNRLVYEEKRAVSDWSLKEKLYALVMMKDKAGDDAFTHFNQSYRTAKNEGTPQSSYLFDLLNKYYGEASHYDFAAYSELIHGPMSREQKEANLYSGNKAVYPLAALLSGTNLKEARKKIELDTKWGLVDNTQLQTFNMKANATITFNMDDFNQIKGKGLQIKDGNAVIRELKISTPTIVVKNLPVGIYSLNIPTGQSELYEPSTNYLPVSDGKNDQTINMKVLKSSAVSIQKMQFTGLSYTYATANIDTEAGTFELNSILSSPHVYFGSSEYASVEILDEKGNSIFKQVMTGSGSPVGVFTANIKTGYLIKLRLAEPSRFSMTGNSKAMTNKDVNQTFEVTKYGLTNLAMGVDAKDALAEYKEKLIAFANQIEKNPIVSKEANANSITRLKKMLSYLDTPDRTALEQRYKDLIAENNLAEDIITGEKIKFQMKGLGDRNFASLVLDLDNETATAANVAGKPHNYFPDSYAFIKIYNQRGKEVLATDYLGNTSIPERKTDVSIKTGYFITVMHQEAASRLIITNEETDERYPASKQVTYVVTKDGLKKVDVSAIPGIDANEMDGSIFTFDIFGPSYLNLANVTVDIPKNVVTVKQLDQEAYWDFKDDYASVKIYNRAGKQLYSQALNGDNRTISKDVSIAEGYYITLTHQEYEHYLTIMNKDTKQIYAASETNTYRVTADGLVKVVSVPVPDPNLLEGQNFSFEMLGLGNWNFANITVNLQKEELELSQLSGKPHAYFGSENPYVTLQVRDKDGIEIYNHSIIGNVNVGAVTSKANLKVGDYILIKHAEAPSRLKYSVENEQQMDRLPVQNAFLVTANGLVKVAMDDVPTADGSIIAGKMFTFNFTGGANQVFTNVKLDLANKSIQVATKAGKPNVDFVSDYATITIYDEKGNMVYMKNYNGSEQYNDKEVTALLNTGFYVKVTHQEGQERLALNTGAIVLPVGQAQIYRVLDNGLKLVTEKDIPVLSRFDKAMIYSQKLNVTFKGLSDYQFATMVLDKATNNLHIETRAIRPHSYFSDAYASIEVRNTNDQVVYAKSFIGNEVGKAEVVDVTILDGYTLAIMHRENGRLFVVDSSSDFRYTMQTTSVFNVIPTGLKAE, via the coding sequence ATGAAACTAAAAGGGAAGCTGTTTTTGTATGGAATGCTTTGTTTGTTCATTATTGCGATAGCTATGATGCAAACAGGAACAAAAGTAAGTGCTGTTGAGGTAAATAAAAAAATATTGAATACGCTAGAAAATCCCATATGGATGTCCAATCAAGGATTATCAAAAGGGACAGGTCATGACCGCCAAGATTTAGGTGTGGTACTTCCTAAAGATGGATTTATAGAAGTCAGACAAACGAATCCTGATTATAAAGGAAACATAACGGTCGAATTATTAAATGACGATAGAAATACGGAAACCTCTGTTAGTGTGGGGGATAATTGGGTAACGTTGACTGCAAGTGTCCCTTCCGTTCCTTTCGTAAAAACGAATTTTACAGCCGAAAAACCAGTAATTGAATATAGAGTGAGTGAATCAGCGAAAGAACTGCCTAGCTTTAAACCGAAAGATGATGAGCAAGCATTTTTCGCGAAGTGGGAAAGTTCAAAGGCGTCATTTGCACTTGTTGGTAATGATTATATTCAAATATTAGTACCCATTCTAGACCAGGCTTATTTGAAGAAAATGTCTGATTTTAAATCTATCGATAAGCTACTGGCCTACTACGATACAATGTTTGAAACATACAATAAACTAGAAGGATTATCTTTTACACCAGACAAAGCGACGGACAAAAATATTCCTAACCGCTATTTTGCAAAAGCGGATAAGCATGGGGTTGGAGCGGCTTACTACGGCGGTTCATACACAGCGCAAACTGCTGGGTCTGTTGCTGGTTTTTGGTTACAACCAACGTGGGGAGGACTGCATGAAATTGGACACGGTTATCAAGGAGCTTTTATGAGTGATAGCTCGTTTTCGACTTCCGAGGTGTGGAATAACCTCTATGCAGACTCAATGCAAAAGAAAATGTTAGGAGCAAAATACTATGATGGTTGGCTCTATAGTACGGATGTTCGAAAAATGGAAGATGCATTCAATCGGTTAGTATATGAAGAGAAGCGAGCTGTTTCTGATTGGAGCTTAAAAGAAAAACTTTATGCGCTTGTAATGATGAAAGATAAAGCTGGAGACGATGCTTTTACACACTTTAATCAATCCTACCGTACGGCTAAAAATGAAGGTACACCACAATCTAGTTATTTATTCGATCTTTTGAATAAATACTATGGTGAAGCGAGTCATTATGATTTCGCGGCCTACTCGGAGCTTATACATGGGCCAATGTCACGAGAGCAAAAAGAAGCAAACTTGTATTCTGGGAACAAGGCCGTATATCCTTTAGCGGCATTATTATCTGGTACGAATTTAAAAGAGGCCCGCAAAAAAATAGAATTAGACACTAAATGGGGTTTGGTTGATAATACCCAATTGCAGACGTTCAACATGAAAGCGAATGCAACTATTACATTTAATATGGATGATTTTAATCAAATTAAAGGGAAAGGATTACAAATAAAAGACGGTAATGCAGTGATTAGGGAATTGAAAATAAGTACACCAACAATAGTAGTGAAAAACCTTCCTGTGGGCATTTATTCGCTAAATATCCCTACAGGTCAAAGTGAATTATATGAGCCAAGTACCAATTATTTACCCGTTTCTGATGGAAAGAATGACCAAACCATCAACATGAAAGTACTGAAATCATCTGCCGTTTCCATACAAAAAATGCAGTTTACGGGACTAAGTTATACTTATGCTACCGCAAACATTGATACAGAAGCAGGTACATTTGAACTGAATTCGATACTGAGCTCACCTCATGTCTATTTTGGTAGTTCTGAGTATGCAAGTGTTGAAATTTTAGATGAAAAAGGAAATTCCATATTTAAGCAAGTGATGACTGGGAGTGGATCGCCAGTAGGAGTTTTTACAGCGAATATTAAAACGGGCTATCTTATTAAGCTTAGATTGGCTGAACCAAGCCGTTTTTCAATGACAGGAAATTCTAAGGCCATGACAAATAAGGATGTAAACCAAACATTCGAAGTGACGAAATATGGTTTAACAAATCTAGCTATGGGTGTAGATGCAAAAGACGCATTGGCTGAATACAAGGAGAAACTGATTGCATTTGCTAACCAAATCGAGAAGAATCCTATTGTTAGTAAAGAAGCGAACGCTAATTCTATCACGAGACTTAAAAAGATGTTAAGTTATCTTGATACTCCAGATAGAACAGCGCTAGAACAACGATACAAAGATCTGATTGCAGAAAATAATCTAGCTGAGGATATAATCACTGGTGAAAAAATAAAATTCCAGATGAAAGGTCTAGGAGACAGGAATTTTGCATCTCTTGTGCTAGACTTAGACAATGAAACAGCAACAGCCGCTAATGTTGCGGGTAAACCACACAATTATTTTCCAGATAGTTATGCTTTCATTAAAATTTACAATCAAAGAGGAAAAGAAGTATTAGCAACAGATTATCTTGGAAATACTTCGATACCAGAAAGGAAAACGGATGTTAGTATCAAAACTGGTTACTTTATTACGGTTATGCATCAAGAAGCAGCAAGTCGATTAATAATTACTAATGAAGAAACAGACGAACGTTATCCAGCTAGTAAACAGGTCACTTACGTAGTAACCAAGGATGGGCTGAAAAAAGTTGATGTATCCGCGATTCCAGGAATAGATGCGAATGAGATGGATGGTTCTATCTTTACTTTTGATATTTTCGGACCTAGTTATTTGAATTTGGCTAATGTAACCGTCGATATACCAAAAAATGTAGTAACCGTGAAACAATTAGATCAAGAAGCTTATTGGGATTTTAAGGACGATTATGCAAGTGTTAAAATCTACAATAGGGCTGGAAAGCAACTATATTCACAAGCTCTGAATGGAGACAATCGAACTATTTCCAAAGATGTATCAATAGCGGAAGGTTATTATATTACGCTGACACATCAAGAGTATGAGCACTACCTTACGATTATGAATAAAGATACGAAACAAATTTATGCGGCAAGTGAAACCAATACGTATAGAGTAACAGCAGATGGTTTAGTGAAGGTAGTGAGTGTACCTGTTCCAGATCCGAATCTATTGGAAGGTCAAAATTTTTCTTTTGAGATGTTGGGATTAGGAAACTGGAATTTTGCGAATATAACAGTGAATCTCCAAAAAGAGGAGCTTGAACTCAGTCAGCTTAGTGGTAAGCCGCATGCTTATTTTGGTTCTGAAAATCCGTATGTAACGCTTCAAGTAAGGGATAAGGATGGTATTGAGATTTACAATCATAGTATTATCGGAAATGTAAATGTTGGTGCTGTGACCAGTAAGGCTAATCTGAAAGTTGGAGATTATATTCTTATCAAGCATGCAGAGGCACCAAGCAGACTGAAATATTCGGTGGAAAACGAACAACAAATGGATCGTTTACCTGTGCAAAATGCCTTTCTTGTAACCGCCAATGGTTTAGTAAAAGTTGCAATGGATGATGTTCCGACAGCGGATGGTAGTATTATAGCTGGCAAGATGTTTACATTCAACTTCACTGGAGGAGCGAATCAAGTATTTACCAATGTGAAACTAGATTTAGCGAACAAATCCATTCAGGTAGCTACAAAAGCTGGGAAACCGAATGTTGATTTTGTAAGCGACTATGCAACGATAACGATATATGACGAAAAAGGTAACATGGTTTATATGAAGAACTATAACGGCTCTGAACAATACAATGACAAGGAAGTAACTGCATTGTTGAATACAGGTTTTTATGTAAAAGTTACGCATCAAGAAGGTCAGGAACGCTTGGCTTTAAATACGGGCGCGATTGTTCTACCAGTTGGGCAAGCACAAATCTATCGAGTACTGGATAATGGCTTGAAATTAGTTACTGAAAAAGATATTCCGGTATTAAGTAGATTTGACAAAGCAATGATCTACAGCCAGAAATTAAACGTTACATTCAAAGGGTTGAGTGATTATCAGTTTGCAACGATGGTACTAGATAAAGCCACTAATAACTTGCATATTGAGACGCGCGCGATACGTCCACATTCGTATTTCAGTGATGCGTATGCAAGTATAGAAGTGCGCAATACTAATGATCAAGTTGTCTATGCCAAATCATTTATCGGTAATGAGGTTGGAAAAGCTGAGGTGGTGGATGTGACGATATTAGATGGTTATACTTTGGCGATTATGCATAGAGAAAATGGGCGTCTATTTGTTGTGGATAGCTCATCGGATTTTCGTTATACAATGCAAACAACATCTGTATTTAACGTAATACCTACGGGGCTTAAAGCAGAATAA
- a CDS encoding YxeA family protein: MKNKKGLLLTLAGLLIALCVVFEYGMPSDTASKAYFVDVNTNGEQVQKNQFSGYKYSLKGYKKDGSSENITFYSPDKLAKNKKFKIHVTNNQFVANYKQVKKMPSTIQFYAEK, translated from the coding sequence ATGAAAAACAAAAAAGGATTGTTATTAACGTTAGCAGGATTACTCATAGCGCTTTGCGTTGTGTTTGAATATGGCATGCCATCAGATACTGCTTCTAAAGCCTACTTTGTAGATGTAAATACGAACGGTGAACAGGTACAGAAAAACCAATTTTCAGGCTATAAATACTCATTAAAAGGCTATAAAAAAGACGGCAGTTCGGAAAACATCACATTTTACTCACCTGACAAACTTGCGAAAAATAAGAAATTCAAGATTCATGTCACAAATAATCAGTTTGTAGCGAACTATAAACAAGTAAAGAAAATGCCGTCAACGATTCAATTCTATGCGGAAAAATAA
- a CDS encoding YxeA family protein has protein sequence MKKLMIALIILVIIIGGGILAMRFINFNRIGADTYYVKITTDGQAKSGHASDGTAYTDYNYDLPGYNEDGKEKKIEFTAQKNLRKGAYLEVFVKEDKGVTSYEEVKAADVPKKAAEKLN, from the coding sequence ATGAAAAAATTAATGATTGCCCTTATAATTCTCGTTATTATCATTGGTGGTGGAATACTTGCCATGCGTTTTATAAACTTCAATCGAATTGGCGCGGATACATACTATGTGAAAATAACGACAGATGGTCAAGCAAAAAGTGGTCACGCAAGCGATGGTACTGCCTATACCGATTACAATTACGACCTACCAGGCTATAACGAAGATGGTAAAGAAAAGAAAATCGAGTTTACCGCCCAGAAGAATTTACGAAAAGGCGCTTATCTTGAAGTATTCGTGAAAGAAGATAAAGGTGTTACATCTTATGAAGAAGTCAAAGCCGCAGACGTTCCAAAGAAAGCCGCTGAAAAATTAAACTAA
- a CDS encoding MATE family efflux transporter, translated as MKEMDTRMETDSVLKVFLRYLIPSLVGMLLMSVNIVMDGIFVGHRLGGVALAGINIAVPVFSIFTAISLWIGIGGATQFSFALGEKDVPAAQRIFTRSIIMVFVITITLAAIAFVFRVPLANVLGANPETLPYVMDYMTILLMFGFAFTIENILSIFVRNDGDPNLAMVALIVTAVVNIILNYCFLFILNWGVSGSAAATIIAVVVGIGVLSTHFFKKTSRLKFVKFRFTKKAVGQTFSIGLPSFLSEFGLSVFTMGYNIAIAAVAGTAGVAAFSVLNYTHSVILMLFLGMSSAIQPLISYYRGAKLQDREQATIRLAIITAIGTGLVFFVGGFFGAGHIVAMFGTFDADIVNLATTAVRIFFAGYLFMGFNFVMMTYFQTTGRVGMAIWITVAREMLFMVAFLIILPPFFGAEGVWASIPVSEAIVALSIVIYARRKHIFSKAV; from the coding sequence ATGAAAGAAATGGATACAAGAATGGAAACAGATTCCGTTTTAAAGGTGTTTTTACGATATTTAATTCCTTCGCTTGTTGGGATGTTGCTGATGTCAGTGAACATCGTGATGGATGGGATTTTTGTGGGACATAGACTTGGCGGGGTGGCACTTGCTGGGATTAATATTGCGGTACCAGTTTTCTCGATTTTCACGGCGATTTCGCTTTGGATCGGGATTGGTGGGGCAACGCAGTTTTCATTTGCGCTAGGTGAGAAGGACGTTCCAGCGGCGCAACGGATTTTTACTCGTTCTATTATAATGGTGTTTGTGATTACGATTACGCTTGCGGCCATTGCATTTGTGTTTCGGGTACCACTTGCGAACGTGTTGGGTGCGAATCCAGAGACGTTGCCGTATGTGATGGATTATATGACGATTTTATTGATGTTCGGTTTTGCCTTTACGATCGAGAATATTTTGAGTATTTTTGTGCGTAATGATGGCGATCCGAATTTGGCGATGGTCGCATTGATTGTGACAGCAGTCGTGAACATCATTTTGAACTATTGCTTCTTATTCATCCTCAATTGGGGTGTAAGTGGCTCAGCAGCGGCGACGATTATTGCGGTTGTTGTCGGAATCGGCGTATTATCCACGCACTTTTTCAAGAAGACCTCTCGTTTAAAATTCGTGAAATTCCGCTTTACGAAAAAAGCAGTGGGACAAACATTCTCGATTGGACTACCAAGTTTCTTATCAGAATTCGGTCTGTCCGTGTTTACGATGGGTTATAATATCGCGATCGCCGCAGTGGCAGGAACAGCTGGGGTTGCAGCATTCTCCGTATTGAACTACACGCATAGCGTTATTTTGATGTTGTTCCTCGGAATGAGCTCGGCAATTCAACCGCTCATTAGTTACTACCGCGGGGCCAAACTACAGGACCGAGAACAAGCGACGATTCGACTTGCGATTATCACGGCGATTGGCACAGGACTTGTGTTTTTCGTTGGTGGATTCTTCGGAGCAGGGCATATCGTAGCGATGTTTGGAACTTTTGATGCGGATATCGTTAATTTAGCGACGACAGCCGTGCGTATCTTCTTTGCCGGATATTTATTCATGGGCTTCAACTTTGTCATGATGACGTATTTCCAAACGACTGGCCGTGTTGGGATGGCGATTTGGATTACTGTTGCGCGCGAAATGCTGTTCATGGTGGCCTTCCTGATCATCTTACCGCCATTTTTCGGAGCGGAAGGTGTTTGGGCATCGATTCCAGTTTCAGAAGCGATAGTGGCCTTGTCGATCGTTATTTACGCACGACGCAAACATATTTTTAGTAAGGCAGTATAA